A region from the Benincasa hispida cultivar B227 chromosome 12, ASM972705v1, whole genome shotgun sequence genome encodes:
- the LOC120067164 gene encoding pentatricopeptide repeat-containing protein At2g13600-like, with translation MLRVSSSFGTWKHNRWKACLKLLPTLCKGLHTENSNIISTNICISRHVSNGHLDLAWTLFNEMPVRSVVSWNIMISGYSKLGKYSEALNLASGMHCNNVKLNETTFSTLLSICARSGCTSEGKQFHCLILKSGLQIFELVGSALLYLYANINDISGAKQVFDELHDKNDLLWSLMLVGYVKCNLMDDAFVLFKKSPTRDVVAWTTLISGYARSEHNCKRALELFCSMCMNGEVEPNEFTFDCVVRACGRMRDLSRGKVVHGILTKYGFHFDHSICSALILFYCQCEAIDTAKAVYDSMERPCLNDSNSLLEGLISAGRVYDAEEIFCKLREKNPVSYNLMLKGYAMSGRLEESKRLFERMTHKTIISSNTMISVYSRNGEIDKAFKLFESMKSEGDPVTWNSMISGYIQNHQHEEALKLYLIMCRTSVERSRSTFSALFQACTCLGSIQLGQSLHGHAIKTAFDSNVYVGTSLIDMYSKFGSISDAQTTFASVYFPNVAAFTALINGYVHHGLGIEAFSVFEEMLKHKVLPNGATLLGILSACSRAGMVNEGMTVFHSMEQCYGVIPTLEHYACVVDLLGQSGRLYEAEEFIRSMPIEADRVIWGALLNACWFWMDLELGESVAKKMLSLDPKAISAYVILSNIYAKLGMWVEKINVRRQLRSLKVKKNRGCSWINVNNKTHVFSVEDRSHPNCNAIYATLEHLLANVNSIAQFNHVPKSISKVCFPNSIYSL, from the coding sequence ATGTTGAGGGTGTCATCATCTTTTGGAACATGGAAGCACAATCGTTGGAAAGCTTGCTTGAAACTACTCCCCACTCTATGTAAAGGTTTACATACTGAAAACTCCAATATTATTTCTACCAATATTTGTATAAGTCGTCATGTAAGCAATGGTCATCTTGATCTTGCTTGGACTCTATTCAATGAAATGCCAGTAAGAAGTGTTGTCTCATGGAATATCATGATTTCTGGATACTCCAAATTAGGAAAGTATAGTGAAGCTCTCAATCTGGCTTCAGGGATGCATTGcaataatgtaaaattaaatgagACGACCTTTTCTACTTTGTTGAGTATTTGTGCACGTTCAGGGTGTACATCTGAGGGAAAACAGTTTCattgtttgattttgaaatctGGATTGCAGATATTTGAGCTTGTGGGAAGTGCATTGCTGTATTTGTATGCAAACATTAATGACATTAGTGGAGCTAAGCAAGTCTTTGATGAGTTGCATGATAAGAATGATTTATTATGGAGCTTGATGCTTGTGGGGTATGTGAAATGCAATTTGATGGATGATGCTTTTGTTCTATTTAAGAAATCTCCAACACGGGATGTGGTGGCGTGGACTACTTTGATATCAGGGTATGCAAGAAGTGAGCATAACTGCAAGAGGGCATTGGAATTATTCTGCTCCATGTGCATGAATGGTGAGGTTGAGCCTAATGAGTTCACTTTTGATTGTGTTGTGAGAGCTTGTGGGAGAATGAGAGATTTGAGTCGGGGGAAGGTTGTTCATGGGATTTTGACTAAATATGGATTCCACTTCGATCATTCAATTTGTAGTGCACTGATTTTATTTTACTGTCAGTGTGAGGCTATTGACACTGCTAAGGCAGTTTATGATAGTATGGAAAGACCGTGTCTAAATGATTCAAATTCTCTTCTAGAGGGGCTAATATCAGCAGGAAGAGTTTATGATGCTGAAGAAATTTTTTgtaaattaagagaaaaaaatccAGTTTCATACAATTTGATGCTTAAAGGGTATGCAATGAGTGGTAGACTTGAAGAATCAAAGAGATTATTTGAAAGAATGACTCATAAAACTATCATTTCATCAAACACTATGATATCTGTGTATTCCAGGAACGGTGAAATTGATAAAGCTTTCAAATTATTTGAGTCAATGAAGAGTGAAGGAGATCCTGTGACATGGAACTCAATGATATCAGGCTATATTCAAAATCATCAGCATGAAGAAGCTTTGAAACTCTATCTAATCATGTGCAGAACATCGGTTGAACGCTCTAGATCAACATTCTCTGCTCTGTTTCAAGCATGCACGTGCTTAGGATCTATTCAATTGGGTCAATCACTCCATGGCCATGCAATCAAGACAGCCTTTGATTCGAATGTTTATGTTGGAACATCACTCATAGATATGTACTCAAAATTTGGGAGCATCAGTGATGCTCAGACTACGTTTGCCAGTGTTTATTTCCCTAATGTGGCAGCTTTTACTGCTCTAATTAATGGATATGTGCATCATGGACTTGGGATTGAAGCATTCTCAGTCTTTGAGGAGATGTTGAAGCACAAAGTTCTGCCAAATGGAGCTACTCTTTTGGGTATTCTTTCTGCATGTAGTCGTGCTGGTATGGTAAATGAAGGAATGACAGTTTTCCATTCAATGGAACAATGTTATGGCGTGATTCCAACTTTAGAACACTATGCATGTGTGGTGGATCTTCTTGGTCAGTCGGGACGTCTGTATGAAGCTGAAGAATTTATTAGAAGCATGCCAATTGAAGCTGACAGGGTTATTTGGGGAGCTCTGTTAAATGCTTGTTGGTTTTGGATGGACTTGGAATTGGGTGAGAGTGTGGCTAAGAAGATGCTTAGTTTGGACCCAAAAGCAATATCTGCTTATGTTATACTGTCTAATATATATGCTAAATTAGGGATGTGGGTAGAGAAGATCAATGTGAGGAGGCAATTGAGGAGCTTAAAAGTGAAAAAGAATCGGGGTTGTAGCTGGATCAATGTAAATAATAAAACGCATGTATTCTCTGTAGAAGATAGGTCCCATCCTAACTGTAATGCAATTTATGCAACTTTAGAGCACCTATTAGCAAATGTAAACTCTATAGCACAATTTAACCATGTTCCCAAATCCATTTCGAAGGTTTGTTTTCCGAATTCAATATACTCCCTTTGA